A single window of Ornithorhynchus anatinus isolate Pmale09 chromosome 3, mOrnAna1.pri.v4, whole genome shotgun sequence DNA harbors:
- the LOC100083323 gene encoding rab9 effector protein with kelch motifs-like, whose product MKPLQLFALCSPEQPPCPLQRLPSSPSEPPRFSLPLPDPFPSVLVVFALGDWSLCPGGAEVRVVGAGGKSTRLGTLSEQMRCLLWEGDPSKPPGGAAGRCGYQLQVRGQEVSRLECPPADKRRRLQEKEEGGEENTCPNVHPAPRLRGKCRKPPVSHPRKCSTDVEVSAPSARWGHTLCPVKEGMVVLIGGQGAHLQFCKDAMWKLNTTDESWAPAETLTAGPRPESRTGHTATFDPDTGRVYVFGGSKNRKWFNDVHILDTKTWGWATVEAQGKVPPLSYHSSWLFRGELFVFGGVTPRPHPEPDGCSDGLYVFDPQERIWYQPIVLGQPPCPRSGHSACLLQKKVYVFGGWDTPLCFKDLFSLDLGLMEFSEVKAAGTGPSPRCWHAAAPVSNRGFLLHGGYDGERALGDTFFFDSENEVWTILSSSGLGCLPRAGHALLPLSGRGHRAEEEAEEELLLFGGGDNEGTFYSDTKRLPLRALSLP is encoded by the exons ATGAAGCCCTTGCAGCTGTTCGCCCTCTGCAGCCCGGAGCAGCCGCCGTGCCCTCTGCAGCG GCTGCCCTCCAGCCCCTCGGAACctcctcgcttctctctgccCTTGCCCGACCCCTTCCCCTCGGTGCTGGTGGTCTTCGCCCTGGGAGACTGGTCCTTGTGTCCCGGAGGAGCCGAAGTACGGGTGGTAGGAGCCGGTGGCAAGTCAACTCGCCTGGGGACCCTTTCCGAGCAAATGAG GTGTCTTCTCTGGGAGGGGGACCCCTCTAAGCCCCCCGGTGGGGCAGCCGGGCGCTGTGGCTACCAGCTACAAGTACGAGGCCAG GAAGTATCGAGGCTGGAGTGCCCCCCTGCAGACAAACGTCGCCGTCttcaggaaaaagaggaaggcgGGGAGGAGAACACATGTCCCAACGTCCATCCAGCTCCCCGTCTGCGGGGCAAATGCCGCAAGCCACCAGTTTCCCACCCGAGGAAGTGCAGCACTGATGTGGAAGTATCAG CTCCCAGTGCTCGCTGGGGTCATACTTTGTGCCCTGTGAAAgaggggatggtggtgctgaTTGGAGGCCAGGGTGCTCACCTGCAATTTTGCAAAGATGCCATGTGGAAACTGAACACAA cGGATGAGTCCTGGGCCCCCGCGGAGACACTGACTGCCGGTCCCCGGCCGGAGAGCCGGACGGGTCACACGGCGACTTTTGACCCCGACACGGGCCGGGTCTACGTATTTGGCGGCTCTAAGAACAGGAAGTGGTTCAATGATGTCCATATCCTGGACACCAAGACCTGGGGCTGGGCCACTGTGGAG GCCCAGGGCAAAGTCCCTCCGCTCTCCTACCACAGCAGCTGGCTGTTCCGGGGTGAGCTGTTTGTCTTTGGGGGAGTGACTCCGAGGCCACACCCCGAACCCGACGGCTGCAGTGACGGCCTGTATGTCTTCGACCCCCAGGAGCGGATCTGGTACCAGCCCATCGTTCTGGGGCAGCCGCCCTGCCCTCGCTCAGG GCATTCAGCCTGCCTACTCCAGAAGAAAGTGTATGTCTTCGGGGGCTGGGACACCCCACTCTGCTTTAAGGACCTCTTCTCGTTGGACTTAG GACTCATGGAGTTCTCTGAAGTGAAGGCTGCCGGTACCGGCCCATCCCCCAGGTG CTGGCACGCCGCAGCCCCTGTGTCCAATCGGGGATTCCTGTTGCACGGTGGATACGATGGAGAGCGCGCCCTCGGTGACACTTTCTTCTTTGATTCAG AGAATGAGGTCTGGACGATCCTCAGCTCCAGTGGCCTGGGCTGCCTGCCCCGGGCCGGACACGCTTTGCTGCCCCTGTCTGGCAGAGGGCACAGAGCGGAGGAGGAAGCCGAGGAGGAGTTGTTGCTCTTCGGCGGAGGTGATAACGAGGGCACCTTCTACTCTGACACCAAGAGATTACCCCTGagagccctctccctcccatga